In a genomic window of Deltaproteobacteria bacterium:
- a CDS encoding enoyl-CoA hydratase/isomerase family protein, translating to MQSKYGDVAVTFADHIATLEIQRGPNNFFDIALIESLAEALETLDNQMDCRAIVLAAEGKNFCAGANFHGGAERSGLDRNPEKGNPLYAAAVRLFACRKPIVGAIQGAAIGGGFGLALVPDFRVVCAETRFAANFVALGFHPGFGLTTTLPRLVGQQRANLLFYTGRRINGEEALAWGLGDVFTTVDKVRSAAVELAKEIAANAPLAVQSTRATMRAGLAAAVKAATDQEFKEQSWLQKTEDHKEGIRAVAERRPGNFTGR from the coding sequence ATGCAGTCAAAGTATGGAGATGTCGCCGTTACCTTTGCGGATCACATTGCCACGTTAGAGATTCAGCGCGGGCCGAACAACTTCTTCGACATTGCGCTCATTGAGTCGCTGGCCGAGGCACTTGAGACGTTGGATAATCAAATGGACTGCCGCGCCATCGTCTTGGCCGCGGAAGGAAAGAACTTTTGTGCCGGGGCGAATTTTCATGGTGGTGCCGAACGGAGTGGACTCGACCGCAACCCTGAGAAGGGTAATCCGCTCTATGCAGCAGCGGTACGCTTATTCGCCTGCCGCAAGCCGATCGTCGGCGCGATTCAAGGTGCAGCCATCGGTGGTGGCTTCGGTTTGGCGTTGGTTCCTGACTTTCGTGTGGTATGTGCGGAGACACGTTTCGCCGCTAATTTCGTTGCCCTGGGATTTCATCCAGGTTTTGGCCTGACAACCACGCTCCCGCGCCTGGTTGGCCAGCAGCGTGCGAACCTCCTCTTCTACACCGGTCGTCGCATCAACGGTGAAGAAGCCCTGGCATGGGGGTTGGGTGACGTGTTCACCACAGTCGACAAGGTTCGATCGGCAGCTGTTGAGTTAGCCAAAGAAATTGCCGCCAATGCGCCGTTAGCGGTCCAATCCACGCGAGCCACCATGCGAGCCGGACTGGCCGCCGCGGTCAAGGCAGCAACCGATCAGGAGTTCAAGGAACAATCGTGGTTACAAAAGACTGAGGATCACAAAGAGGGCATCCGCGCGGTGGCGGAGCGCAGGCCGGGGAACTTTACGGGACGATAA
- a CDS encoding TolC family protein: MKCQIVFGLVILMTGLQGCATVAVDPHAGFPQVAQLVNDRGAPELTWTPGVEESPPRLDAISSRLAEGLTEEEAVRIALLNNRELQALYARLGIAHADLVQASLLHNPVIGVTSGFPIAGGIVDLGFGLAMDLIDFLYTPLRKRVATARFEEAKLRVAADVLDAVWRTQTAFYTHQANEQALEMRRQVAAATAASFNLAQRLREAGNLRELDVATEQALAEEAKADLRFAEIATRDSRERLNLLMGLSGEHALLWTVTPARLLDPREAATNADLEARAMKQSLDLAAADQLIVAAAENVRLDRASALFPEVVVGGKGERDGREWEPGPTFILPLPLFDRGQARIARAQAELRQARELRTALAVRIAAIARSTRARLEGYRERALQYRDVVLPVRQRVLEQTQLQYNAMQIGPLDLLRAKEQQIEAGIRYIDALREYWLAQADHTLLLAGRLPPTEAAPAAPTLEQLPRLPFSTLQ, encoded by the coding sequence ATGAAATGCCAGATCGTCTTTGGCCTGGTCATCCTCATGACTGGGCTGCAGGGGTGTGCGACCGTTGCTGTCGACCCTCACGCCGGATTTCCCCAAGTAGCACAGCTAGTGAACGACCGTGGTGCACCTGAGCTCACGTGGACACCAGGCGTCGAAGAGTCACCCCCGCGCCTGGACGCGATCTCTTCGCGCTTGGCCGAGGGTCTGACCGAAGAGGAGGCCGTGCGCATCGCACTCCTCAACAACCGCGAATTGCAGGCCCTGTACGCCCGGCTCGGTATTGCGCATGCTGATCTGGTACAGGCGAGCCTCCTGCACAATCCAGTGATCGGAGTAACCAGCGGGTTTCCCATCGCTGGTGGTATCGTTGATCTCGGATTTGGCCTCGCCATGGATTTGATTGACTTCCTATATACGCCGCTGCGCAAGCGAGTCGCCACTGCACGATTTGAGGAGGCAAAGCTGCGTGTAGCCGCTGACGTGTTAGATGCCGTCTGGCGCACCCAGACAGCCTTCTATACGCACCAGGCCAATGAGCAAGCCCTAGAGATGCGTCGTCAGGTGGCGGCTGCCACTGCAGCTTCTTTCAACCTCGCCCAACGCCTGCGTGAGGCCGGGAATCTGCGCGAACTTGATGTCGCAACCGAGCAAGCACTCGCTGAAGAAGCAAAAGCCGACCTTCGCTTCGCTGAGATAGCGACACGAGACAGCCGCGAGCGGCTCAATTTACTCATGGGTCTCTCGGGAGAACACGCACTCTTGTGGACGGTAACCCCTGCCCGCCTGCTCGACCCACGTGAAGCGGCGACCAATGCAGATCTTGAGGCGAGAGCCATGAAACAGAGCCTCGATTTAGCCGCTGCCGATCAGCTCATCGTCGCAGCAGCCGAGAACGTGAGGCTCGACCGAGCGAGTGCCCTATTTCCAGAGGTCGTCGTGGGTGGGAAAGGCGAACGTGATGGGCGCGAGTGGGAGCCTGGACCAACGTTCATCCTACCGCTGCCGTTGTTCGATCGCGGCCAAGCGCGTATCGCTCGGGCCCAAGCCGAGCTTCGTCAAGCGCGGGAGTTACGAACGGCGCTTGCAGTCCGTATCGCGGCGATCGCACGGAGTACGCGTGCACGTCTAGAGGGCTACCGCGAGCGCGCCCTCCAGTATCGTGACGTGGTCTTGCCAGTCCGGCAGCGTGTACTGGAGCAAACCCAGCTGCAGTACAACGCCATGCAGATTGGACCGCTCGACCTGTTACGCGCGAAGGAGCAACAGATCGAAGCGGGTATTCGCTACATAGATGCGCTGCGAGAGTATTGGCTCGCGCAGGCTGACCATACGCTACTGCTGGCGGGACGGCTGCCGCCGACTGAAGCCGCACCAGCGGCACCAACGCTTGAACAATTGCCGCGCCTTCCCTTCTCTACGCTGCAATAA
- a CDS encoding copper oxidase gives MKLQHKSRTLNRRRFLAGAAALGSTGVLLRQVEATEGNLSHQHHQATARPVLSTAPQSLLDRIDPKPTQPPGEPGKDYTPVITPNNVSLAWKVVNGIKVYHLIAEEVEHQFAPGLHARCWGFNGRVHGPTIEAVEGDRVRVYVTNKLPGATSVHWHGLLLPNGMDGVAGLTQAVIKPGATFRYEFTLRQHGTFMYHSHHDEMTQMALGAMGLFVIHPRKPKAERPDRDFAFMLAEWRLDVGTSRPNPNEMTDFNIFTFNAKAFPATAPMAVRLGERVRIRLANVAAMSHHPIHLHGYQFRVTETDGGQIPLSAQQRETSVLVAIGQSRTIEFVADEPGDWAMHCHMTHHVMNQMGDKFPNMIGVKAAEVDAQVRRLLPDYMTMGHDGMAEHGIHLDTGHMKVPENSIPMRGGPGPFDYITMGGLLTVLKVREELDDDRAPGWYQHPKGTVASTATVAELQRDGIKV, from the coding sequence ATGAAACTACAGCATAAATCTCGAACTCTGAATCGTCGCCGATTTCTCGCTGGCGCTGCGGCCCTTGGCAGCACCGGTGTGTTATTGCGCCAGGTTGAAGCCACTGAGGGGAATCTGAGCCACCAACATCACCAGGCAACGGCTCGCCCTGTGCTCAGCACTGCACCTCAATCGCTGCTCGACCGTATTGACCCGAAACCGACCCAACCACCTGGCGAACCTGGCAAAGACTACACTCCAGTCATCACACCCAATAACGTGTCACTGGCGTGGAAGGTCGTTAACGGCATCAAGGTCTATCACCTGATAGCGGAGGAAGTAGAGCACCAGTTTGCGCCCGGACTACATGCGCGTTGTTGGGGCTTCAACGGTCGCGTGCATGGACCAACTATCGAGGCAGTCGAAGGTGACCGCGTGCGCGTCTATGTCACCAATAAACTGCCGGGGGCAACCAGCGTTCATTGGCATGGACTTCTCTTACCGAATGGGATGGACGGTGTGGCAGGCTTGACCCAGGCCGTTATCAAGCCGGGAGCAACGTTTCGCTACGAATTCACCCTGCGACAGCACGGTACCTTCATGTATCACTCCCATCACGATGAGATGACTCAGATGGCACTGGGGGCGATGGGATTGTTTGTCATTCATCCGCGAAAGCCCAAGGCAGAGAGACCAGATCGCGATTTCGCTTTCATGCTCGCAGAGTGGCGACTCGATGTCGGCACGTCACGGCCAAACCCAAATGAAATGACCGACTTCAACATTTTTACCTTCAACGCCAAAGCCTTTCCGGCCACCGCACCAATGGCAGTCCGTCTAGGCGAGCGAGTGCGTATCCGCCTCGCCAACGTGGCAGCCATGAGTCATCATCCGATCCACCTGCACGGCTATCAGTTTCGCGTCACTGAAACGGATGGTGGACAGATTCCGCTTTCAGCCCAACAACGTGAAACGTCCGTGCTGGTCGCAATCGGCCAGTCACGCACGATCGAATTTGTCGCTGATGAACCAGGCGATTGGGCCATGCACTGCCACATGACACATCATGTGATGAACCAAATGGGAGACAAATTTCCCAACATGATCGGGGTCAAGGCAGCCGAGGTGGATGCCCAAGTGCGACGTTTGCTTCCGGACTATATGACCATGGGCCACGATGGGATGGCCGAGCACGGCATCCATTTAGATACTGGTCACATGAAAGTGCCAGAGAATAGCATTCCCATGCGTGGTGGCCCGGGCCCGTTTGATTACATCACGATGGGTGGCCTCCTCACAGTGCTCAAGGTTCGCGAGGAGCTCGACGACGACCGTGCCCCCGGTTGGTACCAACACCCGAAGGGGACGGTAGCTAGCACTGCCACCGTAGCGGAGTTGCAGCGCGACGGTATCAAGGTGTAG